TGAGGTGTATGATGATTGATGCGTGTTCTTATAAAAGAATTGTTAGGTTAGTTGTCactgagaggaaaaaaaatgagtgtagaACAGCAAAGAGAGGTCTGTTAGAATAGTTGGCAAATGTGTCagtaaaaaaatgaccaaaacaaAAGTACTAATAAAAGCAAACTTGGACTTCAAGAGAAGAACCTCTCCAAATCCATAATGAGGCATCAAAGGATTACACTACCTACTTTCTCGTTTTGAACAGTGGTTACATTATTATACCACTACTTATTAGTAGTAATTAACATTAACAAGTTTTCACATTGGGAAAATGACATGCTTTGCTCCATTAGTTTGACCCAGATTTTACTTTGATCCTTCCTTATAGTTTCATTTCGATGGAGGCTAAAGCTAGATTGGAATTTTAGTTAAAATCTGTTTCGCGAGTCCGAAGTGAATGCTAAAAACGACGAAGTTAGGTAATGTGCTGGTCACATAACGAGTGGTTAGTAACCGCGAAGAATTTGATGGTAATTTGAACGGATAGGCTAATTAATTTGAGTCATGAGTAGCTTAAAAGACCAGTGTTAACATTGTTCAAATTAACACCATAGGAGCAATCATGGAGTTTGAGTCAAATTTCAATGTTGGAAAGTGTAAAATCAACATGGAATACCAATGTTTAAACCTCAAAAACCAACCCAGCTTGTTGGTTGATCGAAACATCTTCCGGATTGCATTAAAATGAACACGGATCGATGGAACTATGGACCGAAACAGATTAGGTACAACTGGGGGAGTACTCAGAGATCACTCGGAAGGCGGGATTACGTACGGGCTCCCAACTTAATATTGGTGTAGTATCTCCCTTTAGCTACAGAAGTACTCAAGGCAATCCGAGATGGTCTTCAAGTGGGGCTAAGACTTGTTGCATGACACAGTGGAAATTAATCAAAATAGATGCTAGCACAGCGGTCTTCAAAGACAAACAAATTCCCAATATCTTTTTGAGGAGTAGTATTCTCTTTGATTGCAGGTTGCTTATCAAAATAGTATTTTCAGGAGATGAAGCTTAGCCACGTTTGTTGAGCAGCCAACGGGACAACGGATACCCTCGCCAAAGTAGCCCTTGCAATGCCCTTGGGCTTTATTTCCGTTCCCACCGTTGTTGTTTATCAGTTTGAACAAGACTTCGAAGTAGGAGTTAATTAAATACCCCGTGACTGTCACGGTTATGGCTTTTGTAGTAAAATGTGTCAAAACGCATGGTAAAATAACAAGGAGCGACATGAAGATACTGTCGGATGAACAAGGTGTGAGCTTTAAGGTTTACTTTATCTCTACCTAGCAGACTTGAAATAACGGTAATATTAATAATTCTTGTTAGATCAATTTGTACAAAATTCtcttcaaacaaaaatttgggcaaaatATCCCAACTTCAATTGAATCAGCCGTTTTTTGAGCAGTGAAATTAATCTCTTTAAAGTGGTCGAAGTGCTCATAAGTTAATCTGGATTTACTCAGTACAATAATAATCTtaagtagaaataaaaaataaaaaagaagaagttacaaGGAGTAGTGTATGGTGGGAAAGGGGGAAAAAGCAAAAGATTAGGTTGCattctttccattcttttttaaGCGTTTAGCTTGgtaattctaacttattaaaaaaatattatcattacaACTTTCATAcaaacttttacctccacttttctTACTTACCCTTTATAAAGACATCaccattacacttttactcactaattttttaaaattgaatatacttttagaggtaaaataaaaaatgtataattttttacttactaattttataaaataaatacttattaagaaataactcaaaataaaatacgGTACTCTAAAAAAAGAGACGGGGAGAGAAATAATTTACCAGAGCAGTTGGAGAGTAGTTAGTCTGTCTTTTAAAAATCATACAGAACATGTCACCTGTTAGGGCAGGGCAGGTAAGCAAAGGAGTaggctttctctctcttccactcTTCAtatgcccctctctctctctctctctctctaccctcgGTAACCAGTCTTTGCTCTGTAAAGCAGGAACTTGATGCTTCCATCACAATTTTCTGCAAGTACCCAGTTGATGAATTTGGTCTCTCATTTGTCTAATTCAAGCAACCGTTTGGTGCTCTCTAGGGTTTCTATCAAACACCCAATTTAGGTCCACTGTTAAATCAATGCCTCTGCCCCTTCCAGTCTCTGTGGAATTCAAGTAGAATTCTGATGCTTTTATTGCCCTTTTCGGGTACCCATCTGAGAACCTTTTAAAGGGTTCTATCCAACTACCCTTTTTTGGGTTCTTGTGCAGCTGTTGATTCATATCTTCTACTTCCACCTCTGGTATATTTCAATCTCAAGGTTTTCTTTAGAACTATTCCCATTTTGAAGCTTGTTcttaaaatcaaaaaattgggTGGAGGATGTGAGAAAGATTTAAAATTTATTCTACCCATTAAACAAAAGAGTGTGAAAAAGGGAATCTACTTTCTTTTTGGTTAGTCTGGTGAGCTGTTACTTAGCTATTgtcatttaattttttcctttttttttttggtccactTTATGCTCTGAAAGGTTCACACTTTTTCTTGTCTCTCGGAAATTACTTTTTCCCCATCAGGGCAGGCTTGATCCTAGGGTTCTTGGAAAGCAGATATGATATAACTAGCTGGTGCTGTGTAGATTTTATGCCTGGTGCAttggatttcttcttctttttctatgtGTAATATTGGATGCTGCAATTGAGAGGATTCCTTTTGCTTTAACCCCCTTCTCACTTCTATAAAGCTGCAAAGGCTATTTGTTCCTTGTTTAGTGTTGCAAGCTATAACCCACCTAATTTTAGTCAAACCCTCTTTTGCCTTTATATTTATATAGTTCCTTGTGGTTTGGGGGAACTTTTGAATTGGGGGTTTCTTTTCAAAGGGTTAAGGGCTTCCCCATAGGAGTTGGAACTTCCTTTGTTTACTTTGAGGAAATGGGTACTGAGGAAAATGGCAACATGGGATTTCAACAAAGGAATGGTGATAGCATTCTGAATTGCCCAACTTCTGGGATGAACACAACAAACCCTTTCTTTGGTTCTGGTTGGGACCCCCTTGTTTCGCTGAGTCAGAGTGAGAATTTTGGGGGTTCTTTTGGCAACTCAAATTACTCCCACCTTGTTCATTACCCATCTGATTCTGGTCTAGTTGAGATGGTACCAAAGCTTCCATTCTTTGGGGGTGGTGGGAATTTCTCAGAAATGGTTGGTTCCTTTGGGTTACCAAATTATGCCCCAAATGAGGAAGATGGCACTGAGAAGACCTCGACAAATGGGGGAGACCAGCAAGTTTCAGAAGAGGGTACAATGGGAATTTCGCCTTGcggaaagaggaaaaagagagtATCAGAGTCCAATTCTCCATTCAATCCTAGTAAGGTAAATAGTGTTCCAAAAATTTATGTTTGGATATTTTATGATCATATTTTCTAAAGATGATAGTGCCCTTTGATCACTACTTCCCAAGTTGATAAATTGTTTGTTGTTCATTATAGAATACTGAGGGAGAGCAACAAATGGACATATCTGGTGATAGTTCTCAGGAagagaagaaacagaaaagtgaACATAACCCAAGTGCAAATTCCCGCGGTAAGCAAACGGGCAAACAAGCGAAAGACAAATCAGACAGTGGAGAAGCACCTAAAGAGAATTACATTCATGTGAGGGCGAAAAGGGGCCAGGCAACGAATAGTCACAGCCTCGCGGAAAGGGTACCTTCCTAACATCAATAAATGTATACTACCAAGTTTGTTTATATGTTTCATAGATTTGTGAAACCTCACAATCGTTGCCTTGTaggtgagaagagagaggattAGTGAGCGAATGAGATTGCTTCAAGAACTTGTCCCCGGATGCAATAAGGTAATTTATGGTGGCCTAGTTTCTGATGGTACTAAACGTTTAGCTTTGAGCTTTGATTTGGAAGCAGATTAATTTTTGTGTGTTATCCTGTTGCAGATTACTGGGAAGGCGGTAATGCTTGATGAGATTATCAATTATGTGCAGTCCCTGCAACAGCAGGTTGAGGTACTGGATAATGCAACTATAAGATGTGGCTTTGTTTCTCTATATCCGGAACTGGGAAATGCTAACCACCACTCAAACCTCGGTATACGTATTAAAGCATGTATTGGAAAATATAAAATGCGTAAGAATGTGGAAAAGTGTGAGGGAATATGTGTTAATTGGCACTCTACTTTTTAGCATGAACCTTCAACATTTACACAAGGTATAGTTTTCAAGTCCTTGTTATTAGCTGAAAATGGGCTGAGTTAGGGCCTTGTGACAAGCTTGGGTTTTAATAAATGGATTTATCAATCACCTCCATGAAAGAGCAACTAAATTAATGGGCATCTTGCTTTGTTGAACGCACTTTTGTTTTCCCCCCACAATTTAGATGTGGTCCACCTATAAGGAGATTTGTTAGTTTTCTTTGATTAGGATTGACTCGCCCAAAATATTATGCTTCTGTTGCTCTAATTAACCATAGTAGCTTGCTTTGTTGAACTCACTTATGTTTCCCCCACAATCTAGATGTGGTCCACACATAAGGAGATTTTGTTAGTGTACTTTGATTACGATTGACTCGCCCAGAATACTCTGCTTATGTTGCTCTGATTAACCATAGAATAAGCTCCTTGCATTATCCTTTTGTGGTTACTCTTCTTTATAATGAGAACTTCTAAGTCCAAACTCAATCAAAGCGATGTGATATTGAGTACCATTCTTCAACTAGAAGTTAACATGTATAACTTGATCGGCTTATTTGGCTCTAGTATATTTCAAGACTCAACGATGATATCCTACTTTTCATGTTGCAGTTTCTGTCGATGAAACTTGCCACTGTCAATCCAGAACTAAATATTGATATAGACAGAATCCTATCCAAAGAGGTGAGTTAAGTTGCTCATACTAGTCAAAACCCTTACTTTTGCTATGTAGCATTCTTGTGAAACTTATCTTAGTTTTCCTTATGCATAGATTCTACATTCGGGGGCCAGCAATGCAGCTATTCCTGGATTTGGTCCAGGAATGAGCTCTTCTCACCCTTACCCACCCGGTATTCCACAGGGAGTCTTGTCAGGTATACCAAGTACATCCCCATATCACAGCCTGCCTCAGGTAACTGGATGATCAACAAAGATGAAAATTCCCTTGTTATTTAAATCTCGCACTAACGTAAAAGCATTGAAATGAGAATTTTTCTTGTACATGTAGAATCTGTGGGAACACGAGCTTCAAAGTCTTCTCCAAATGGGTTACGATTCTAATCCTGCTATTGGCAATCTTGGACCCAACGGTAATTGACACAAGCTCACTTGATAGTTTGCTGCAGAAAAGCTCTCCTAATTGTTTCTTGATAGTTTAGACGAATAAATTATAATTTTGGTATGTTCATTGCTGCAGGTCGATCGAAATTGGAGCTATAAGGTTTCGGAAGATGTTAAATTGTTTCTCCTTCTATTCTCCTTCTAACAGGCTATTCAATTATCTCTATGTTGACTGCACATTGAATTCAACCGGCGACTATGGAAACTGGAAAGCAGAAAAAATTCTTAAAGAGTTGTATAGGTTATCAGCTCCTAACTCTTTTGTTTCTTCGATTTTTAGCAGAAGAAGATCGTGACCATGTTAGATTAAATATCATGTATATCCAAATTTCAGTCCAGAAAACTATGTGTTTGATTGGTGAGGAGTATTGTTTCATTGGTTTTGTAGATTAAATGACTATGTTTGAAGCTCAGACCTGCCCTCGGCTGAAGTTAAGTTTACAAGGGCATGAAGTTGAAATGAAAAATGCATGGGTTTGGGAGATTGTTATTGAGTTTCATGTCATTACTTCGTCGATGATGCTCCATTctgtcaaaaataatttttgcataCTCCGTTTCTCCTTTCGTGAACGTAATTAGAACTATTGAAGATTCTGTCTGTTGATTTTCGATCTTCACTCTCCCTTTAAGTTGCTTAACTTGAGAGCTTAGGTCATTAATTGCCTGATATTCTTAGGACAATAGGACTATGTACCCAACCCTAAGGCCAAGGTTAGGCCGACTGGGTATGTGCTAGCAACtaaaaggttttttttccctAGAGGTTACGAGGTTGAATTTCATGAAcgtcaaatatttcaaatcttaAAGACCACTTAAGGTTTGTCAGGGTGTTAACTTTAAGACTCTATGATCAGTCGAAGTGCTTGCAAATTGGCCCGAACACCCAATtaacaaacaacaaacaaagaaGAGAGGACTATATGTATATTATTATATACTCAAGGAATCACTCAAAACGAAGTGAACAAAAACTGTGTTTCATTTGAACAAAAACTGTGTTAATTATTCTCAGCCCTAAAGTACGTAgatacattttttaattttattgaacaaaagaaaaagtgagGTATTTTAGAATACCTCTTTCATCACCactttccaccaccaccaccacctaccAGGTTTTGAACCCTTGGCGTTGTGGCTCAATTTTGACTGCTGGAACCACCAAGGACCAAGGAAACCTGGTAGCAGCTGTATCGTGGcataaatatttatatattcAAACTTGTGCGACATTATTTATGAATGGAAATGGTGACCTTATAATTCACGGTGACTACTGGATCCGGCTCTGGTTTCTGGTTTCACagagcttttcttttttgtattttgttttattgtaTTTCTttcgtcccttatttagagtccagtattccattttaggctgtcccttaataattgtccattttgtaaagttagtgactAAAAGTTgttgcattgtctattttgttcctaaaagtagattccattttgaaaagttagtgagtaaaagtgtaatgatgatgggtaaatagggcaagtgaagaaaaaagttgatgtgaatggtataatgataatgtctttttaataagttggagttacaaaacatgacacttaaaaagggacggagtcacggagggagtagtttgtTTCGTTGTATTGTATTTTTGTATTAATATAACCAGGGTTGATcttgtttgtttaaaaaaagaagttaaactCGTTCTATTGACCCCAAAAATTAACAATAATGggtaattacaaaaaaattgaggaaaagACATGAATGCCCCTGCGACATTAACTTAGGGTAACTTACGTTGGGAGTTTGTACGATAAAGTGATCTATCCTAGCACATATGCCTGCTCCATTGGGAGTAAATCGCAAAGGCCGCATCACATCACTTGGGCCTGATAtgtaaattaaaattaaatagacTTACCACTAAAGTTAAGCCTGCAACTGATGAGTCGTCTAATATAATATTAAAACCCaacatttattttgtttatctgATGTGAGACTTTAATATTCACAAATGTCCTAACAATTTAGTGAATTTACCAAAATCTCTCTTTAACTTTGAAGAACAACACATTGGGCTCATTTCATTGGGCCTTGATCTCGTTGCATCCAAACTCTCAGTTGATTATGAATTTACCACCCTCTAACCCCTATCTCCTAATTGGGCTTTTTCCACGCCCACTCCGTCAATCGAGAGCCGGGCCATCCACTTCTTCACAAACACTTCATTATCAAGCCACATTATTCCGGGGTTACCGGCCTGCGTGAACCTTGTTGCTCTATCGAGAGTTGCTTTGGAACTCCATTGACAATTCTCTATGCAAGCCAATTCATGAGGCCAGGCGCAGAGAGTTTGTCAATAATGTGGCCAGCGGCTTTGATATCAATTTGTTGAGAGTTCGTATGATGCATTAATCTGCCGTTGTGTGCCCAGGGATTATTTCGTTGGGCGAAAACTATAGGGATTCGATCAATTTTCCTTCAATATAGGCATGTGTTATCAATGTTCACATGCGattctcaaaaagaaaaaaaacccaaacagcATGAACAATTTCCTTTTTTGGATATAAGAAATTATCAGGAGAAAACTAGATTTTATTTTCGCAATGCCCCCCAAAAGTAATTatcacaaacacactcacattcACATTGAGACCCGCACACATTACACCTCCAGTATGTGTGGGACTCAGAAAAAGATGcgagtgtgtgtgtttgtggttCTAGAATAATTGCCCCAAAATGAAGGTATTTTAGAGTACCTCTTTGTGTGATTGCTTTCACCTCTCTCTCGCCGATCCAAAAACCCTCGAACTCCTAACCTAAGATTAAACAAAAGAATAGATTTTTGCACTTCcattttttatatccacactcccttttttgtcttttagtaaacaaaatacatacattttcaacactaaaaaataagaaagggagtatggatatcaaaaaatggggtgtgaaaatcactccccccTTAGACAAACTGTGTGGCCCGTTGATCCTTAGTTTGAGCTCCTCTTCGATTGGTTCAAGTGTTTCCTAGCCTTTTTGCCCTAAtctgcacagtgaacgcacaACTAAGACCTGGctggggttgcccggcaaggctctccggcgagaggatgagaatgtgcagagagcAAAAGCCAAAGGCTAGGGTTTTAGGGATTGAGCGGTGTGTACCTTTCTAGGGTTGCTTCGTATTTATAGAGTCTGCTTGACTTGCTCTCAAAGTACGGGCATGTGCTCTGCACGAGTCAGCTA
The sequence above is drawn from the Rhododendron vialii isolate Sample 1 chromosome 6a, ASM3025357v1 genome and encodes:
- the LOC131329355 gene encoding transcription factor bHLH74-like, whose translation is MGTEENGNMGFQQRNGDSILNCPTSGMNTTNPFFGSGWDPLVSLSQSENFGGSFGNSNYSHLVHYPSDSGLVEMVPKLPFFGGGGNFSEMVGSFGLPNYAPNEEDGTEKTSTNGGDQQVSEEGTMGISPCGKRKKRVSESNSPFNPSKNTEGEQQMDISGDSSQEEKKQKSEHNPSANSRGKQTGKQAKDKSDSGEAPKENYIHVRAKRGQATNSHSLAERVRRERISERMRLLQELVPGCNKITGKAVMLDEIINYVQSLQQQVEFLSMKLATVNPELNIDIDRILSKEILHSGASNAAIPGFGPGMSSSHPYPPGIPQGVLSGIPSTSPYHSLPQNLWEHELQSLLQMGYDSNPAIGNLGPNGRSKLEL